A DNA window from Prochlorococcus marinus XMU1406 contains the following coding sequences:
- the mreC gene encoding rod shape-determining protein MreC, which yields MFGIRRISTSRWWHKKRNWLLFVIFLFLVFVRISKGSFYKDFYYFVSKPFWPGQYQKDIVLESIDQEYLIKLNLLKKDNIRLRQILSLQGSSSEYHISAAVISRKTGSWWRQIILNKGSKDGVDIGNIVIGPGGLLGRVKETSLFTSSVTLITSPESKLGVWVDRIQMNGLLVGLGDDYPSLILYSKDADIEVGDVVSSSPASTLLPPNIPIGIVQSVDETLKAKKTAKISLLAKPHVIDWVQILKVNI from the coding sequence ATGTTTGGTATCCGACGAATTTCTACTAGTCGTTGGTGGCATAAAAAGAGAAATTGGCTATTGTTTGTAATTTTTTTATTTTTGGTTTTTGTAAGGATATCAAAAGGATCTTTTTATAAAGATTTTTATTATTTTGTTTCAAAGCCTTTTTGGCCTGGTCAATATCAAAAAGATATTGTTCTTGAGAGTATAGACCAAGAATATTTAATAAAGTTAAATCTTCTTAAAAAAGATAATATAAGATTGCGGCAAATCTTATCTCTTCAAGGATCATCTAGTGAATATCATATTTCAGCTGCAGTTATTTCGAGAAAAACAGGTAGTTGGTGGAGACAAATAATTTTGAACAAAGGTTCAAAGGATGGAGTAGATATTGGAAATATTGTGATTGGTCCGGGTGGATTATTAGGAAGAGTAAAAGAGACCTCTCTATTCACTTCGTCGGTAACTTTAATAACTTCTCCAGAAAGTAAGTTAGGCGTTTGGGTGGATAGAATTCAAATGAATGGATTATTGGTAGGTTTAGGAGATGATTATCCTAGCCTAATACTTTATTCAAAAGATGCTGATATTGAGGTCGGAGATGTTGTATCATCATCTCCTGCTAGTACATTATTACCTCCAAATATCCCTATTGGTATTGTCCAATCTGTAGATGAGACATTGAAAGCAAAAAAAACGGCAAAAATTTCACTTTTGGCAAAACCTCATGTAATTGATTGGGTGCAAATTTTGAAAGTAAATATTTAA
- a CDS encoding rod shape-determining protein, producing the protein MIFNRFKFSRDIGIDLGTANTLIHVSGKGVVLQEPSVVAMDLEEGIPLAVGQEAKLMLGRTPGNIRAVRPLRDGVIADFDAAEQMIKTFIQKCNEGKGIVAPRIVIGIPSGVTSVERRAVREAGLAGAREVHLIDEPVAAAIGASLPVTEPIGTMIVDIGGGTTEVAVLSLGGTVLSESVRIAGDEINESIALYLKKVHNLVVGERTAEDIKIKIGSAFPDDDFDKTTLEVRGLHLLSGLPRSVTLTSGEIREAMAETLSKIVEAVKRTLERTPPELAADIVDRGIMLAGGGALVRGINDLLSDETGIFTHIAENPLLCVVNGCGEVLDDFKKLKRVVDTPEFIRNAIRD; encoded by the coding sequence GTGATTTTTAACAGATTTAAATTTTCTAGAGATATTGGCATAGATTTGGGAACGGCCAATACTCTTATACACGTATCAGGAAAGGGCGTTGTTTTACAAGAGCCTTCTGTGGTAGCTATGGATTTAGAAGAAGGTATACCATTAGCTGTTGGTCAAGAAGCAAAGTTAATGCTTGGAAGGACCCCTGGCAATATAAGAGCAGTAAGACCACTAAGGGATGGTGTTATCGCAGATTTTGATGCTGCAGAACAAATGATAAAAACATTTATCCAAAAATGTAACGAAGGCAAGGGGATAGTAGCCCCAAGAATAGTGATTGGTATTCCAAGTGGAGTTACTAGTGTTGAGCGAAGAGCAGTAAGAGAAGCTGGATTAGCCGGAGCTAGAGAAGTTCATTTAATTGATGAACCCGTTGCAGCAGCAATAGGAGCATCATTGCCAGTAACAGAGCCAATTGGAACTATGATTGTCGATATTGGTGGAGGTACTACTGAAGTTGCAGTATTAAGTTTAGGTGGAACTGTATTGAGTGAGTCGGTTCGAATTGCTGGTGATGAAATAAATGAATCAATTGCACTATATCTTAAAAAAGTTCACAACTTAGTTGTTGGAGAGAGAACTGCAGAAGATATCAAAATTAAAATTGGATCTGCATTTCCAGATGACGATTTTGATAAAACTACTTTAGAGGTTAGAGGTCTACATCTTTTATCTGGTCTACCTAGGTCAGTCACTTTGACATCAGGAGAAATTAGAGAAGCCATGGCTGAAACACTTAGCAAAATAGTGGAAGCTGTAAAAAGAACTTTAGAGCGAACCCCCCCGGAACTTGCTGCAGACATAGTTGATAGGGGGATTATGCTTGCAGGAGGTGGAGCTTTAGTGAGAGGCATTAATGATTTATTGAGCGATGAAACAGGAATTTTTACTCACATAGCAGAAAACCCACTGCTTTGCGTAGTAAATGGTTGTGGAGAGGTTTTAGATGATTTTAAAAAACTGAAAAGAGTTGTTGACACTCCAGAATTTATAAGGAATGCCATAAGAGATTAA
- a CDS encoding single-stranded DNA-binding protein: MEINTINLVGRAGREPDVRYFESGSIVANFTLAVNRRSRDEEPDWFNLEIWGKQAQIAADYVKKGSLIGITGSFKIDSWKDKNTGEDRYKPVVRVDRLNLLGSRKESDNNQYSNSSNSSEIPF; the protein is encoded by the coding sequence ATGGAAATTAACACTATTAACCTTGTAGGCAGAGCAGGGCGAGAACCAGATGTCAGATATTTTGAATCTGGCAGTATCGTAGCAAATTTCACTCTTGCAGTTAACAGAAGAAGCAGAGATGAAGAGCCCGACTGGTTTAATTTAGAAATATGGGGTAAGCAAGCACAAATAGCCGCAGATTACGTTAAAAAAGGATCTTTAATTGGAATTACAGGAAGCTTTAAAATTGATAGTTGGAAAGATAAAAATACTGGGGAAGATAGATATAAGCCAGTTGTTAGGGTAGATAGATTAAACTTACTAGGCTCCCGAAAAGAGTCCGATAATAACCAATATTCTAATAGTAGTAATTCAAGTGAAATCCCTTTTTAA
- a CDS encoding DedA family protein produces MSLIFVNFLTSIPDYISLAVEKNSTIAYLTICLAMFLENIIPPIPSEIIMPLGGFFVYQQKLNFYILVFSGLIGTILGSLPWYYLGRLVNEKRLSTFLNKKGKYLGISSNDLSKSKRWFDKYGVSLVFWGRLVPGIRTLISVPAGIELMPLRKFLIWTTCGSLIWVALLTYAGYLFGENYTIIETYLDQIKYVLKPILILIFLYFFIRIFIRFFKKKRA; encoded by the coding sequence TTGAGTTTAATTTTTGTAAATTTTCTTACTTCAATACCCGACTATATTAGTTTGGCTGTTGAAAAGAATTCAACAATTGCATACCTTACTATTTGTTTGGCTATGTTTTTAGAAAACATAATACCTCCAATTCCTTCGGAAATAATAATGCCCTTGGGAGGGTTTTTCGTTTATCAACAAAAATTAAATTTCTATATTTTAGTTTTTTCCGGATTAATTGGAACTATTTTAGGGTCATTGCCTTGGTATTATTTAGGTAGATTAGTAAATGAAAAAAGACTTTCAACTTTTCTAAATAAAAAAGGAAAATATCTGGGTATATCTTCTAATGATTTAAGTAAAAGTAAAAGGTGGTTTGATAAATACGGGGTTTCTTTAGTTTTTTGGGGTCGATTAGTACCAGGTATAAGAACTTTAATCTCAGTTCCCGCTGGTATAGAACTTATGCCATTAAGAAAATTTTTGATTTGGACTACATGTGGGAGCTTGATATGGGTAGCACTTCTAACTTATGCAGGTTATTTATTTGGTGAAAATTATACAATCATTGAAACTTACTTAGATCAAATCAAATATGTTTTAAAGCCAATTTTAATTTTAATTTTCTTATATTTTTTTATAAGAATATTTATTAGATTTTTTAAAAAAAAGAGAGCTTAA
- the ahcY gene encoding adenosylhomocysteinase, which produces MVIANSVKTSTPNYVIADISLSDFGRKEIKIAETEMPGLMALRDKYQSEKPLKGAKIAGSLHMTIQTAVLIETLVDLGAEVKWASCNIFSTQDHAAAAIADQGISVYAKKGETLVEYWQYTHYILDWGSDSPNMILDDGGDATGLLILGSKAEKDLSVLDNPGNEEEIALFNSIKSKLKNDSDFYSRIKSNIIGVTEETTTGVARLYQLQKQNALPFPAINVNDSVTKSKFDNLYGCRESLVDSIKRATDVMIAGKVALVMGFGDVGKGSAQSLRGLGAIVKVAEVDPICALQAAMEGFSVVTLDDVVEDIDIFVTATGNYQVITNENLVKMKDEAIVCNIGHFDNEIDVASLKDYPWENIKPQVDHITLPSGNKIILLAEGRLVNLGCATGHPSFVMSNSFTNQVLAQIELFNKSEKYTNEVYVLPKHLDEMVARLHLDKIGAKLTKLTKEQADYINVSVEGPYKPELYRY; this is translated from the coding sequence ATGGTTATAGCCAATTCAGTTAAAACCTCTACACCAAACTACGTTATTGCTGATATCTCCTTATCAGATTTTGGCCGTAAAGAAATTAAGATTGCCGAAACGGAAATGCCAGGATTAATGGCACTTAGAGATAAATATCAATCTGAGAAGCCACTCAAAGGTGCGAAAATAGCTGGGAGTCTTCATATGACTATTCAGACAGCAGTATTAATAGAAACTCTTGTTGATCTTGGTGCAGAAGTAAAATGGGCTTCATGTAATATTTTTTCAACTCAAGATCATGCGGCTGCTGCCATAGCAGATCAAGGAATTTCTGTATATGCAAAAAAAGGTGAGACTCTTGTTGAATACTGGCAGTATACCCACTATATCCTTGATTGGGGTTCAGACTCTCCAAACATGATTCTTGATGATGGGGGAGATGCAACTGGCTTATTAATACTTGGTAGTAAAGCAGAAAAAGATTTATCTGTTTTAGATAATCCCGGTAATGAAGAAGAAATTGCTTTATTCAATTCTATTAAGTCCAAGTTGAAAAATGATAGTGACTTTTATTCTAGAATTAAGAGTAATATCATTGGTGTTACTGAAGAAACTACAACGGGAGTTGCAAGACTTTATCAACTTCAAAAGCAAAATGCTTTACCATTTCCTGCTATCAACGTTAATGATTCAGTAACTAAGAGCAAATTTGATAATTTATATGGCTGTCGAGAATCTCTAGTTGACAGCATAAAGCGTGCCACTGATGTGATGATTGCTGGGAAGGTTGCTTTAGTAATGGGTTTTGGAGATGTAGGTAAAGGATCAGCCCAGTCTTTAAGAGGACTTGGTGCAATTGTAAAAGTTGCTGAAGTGGATCCAATTTGTGCTCTTCAAGCAGCAATGGAAGGTTTTAGCGTAGTTACACTAGACGATGTCGTGGAAGATATAGATATATTTGTTACTGCAACTGGGAACTATCAGGTAATAACAAACGAAAATCTTGTCAAGATGAAAGATGAGGCCATAGTATGTAATATCGGCCATTTTGATAATGAAATTGATGTGGCTTCATTGAAAGATTATCCATGGGAAAATATTAAGCCGCAGGTTGATCACATAACTTTACCGAGTGGCAATAAAATAATTCTTTTAGCTGAAGGTAGATTAGTTAACTTAGGATGTGCTACTGGACATCCAAGTTTTGTTATGAGTAATTCTTTTACTAATCAAGTATTAGCTCAAATTGAACTTTTCAATAAGTCAGAAAAATATACAAATGAGGTTTATGTTTTACCAAAACATTTAGACGAAATGGTAGCTAGATTACATCTTGATAAAATTGGCGCAAAATTAACAAAATTAACTAAGGAACAAGCTGATTATATTAATGTTTCTGTTGAAGGACCTTATAAACCAGAGCTTTATAGATATTAA
- the tsaE gene encoding tRNA (adenosine(37)-N6)-threonylcarbamoyltransferase complex ATPase subunit type 1 TsaE: MFVENLKETINLGKKLSHKLNPQSIVLLQGPIGAGKTSFVQGIAQGLSISEDITSPTFALSHHYNSGKIPLIHLDLYRLENVSSAKEVFFSEEEEAIQRRAILVVEWPELVEPVINNFWKIEISYAKNYGRHYEIRDPKNLLTFS, from the coding sequence GTGTTTGTTGAGAATTTAAAAGAAACTATAAATTTAGGAAAAAAACTCTCACACAAATTAAATCCCCAATCAATTGTTTTATTACAGGGTCCTATTGGGGCTGGGAAAACTTCATTTGTGCAAGGGATTGCTCAAGGCTTATCAATCTCTGAGGACATTACAAGCCCTACATTTGCTTTATCGCATCACTATAACTCTGGAAAAATCCCACTAATTCACCTTGATTTATACAGGTTAGAAAATGTTTCTTCAGCAAAAGAAGTTTTTTTTTCAGAAGAAGAAGAGGCAATACAAAGACGAGCTATTTTAGTTGTTGAATGGCCAGAATTGGTAGAACCAGTTATTAATAATTTTTGGAAAATAGAAATTAGTTACGCAAAAAATTATGGAAGACACTACGAAATAAGAGATCCCAAAAATTTATTAACCTTCTCATAA
- a CDS encoding carbohydrate kinase family protein, with amino-acid sequence MKKKKVICIGEALIDRIRNKSNQGFTDFLGGAPANVACALRKLKIDSTFIGCLGSDDYGKKFIKQFNKLDVNLDFLQLDNDSSTRVVNVDRDQFGDRFFSGFEESSHACFADEVLSKKLIEKEILNLEKSFLETKYLVTGTILLSSPISAETIFFLLEQAKKFEVKIVIDLNWREVFWDHSSFSSEISKAARVNLIKKFLNHANVLKLAKEEATLFFEDENPLLISQQLSNRPDVVITDGKNPVVWYINGLQGITEIPASQKIVDTTGAGDAFLAGLISKLISFGYPSKQLEIEDFIKFAGVCGLLTCLGEGAIEQQPYYEKVNKFLGSLIS; translated from the coding sequence ATGAAAAAGAAAAAGGTCATATGTATTGGAGAGGCTTTAATAGACAGAATAAGAAATAAGTCAAATCAGGGATTTACAGATTTTTTGGGTGGTGCGCCGGCTAATGTTGCTTGTGCATTAAGAAAATTAAAAATTGATTCAACATTCATAGGATGTTTGGGTAGTGATGATTATGGAAAAAAATTTATTAAGCAATTTAATAAATTGGACGTTAATTTAGATTTCTTGCAATTAGATAATGATTCATCTACTCGCGTGGTTAATGTAGATAGAGATCAATTTGGAGATCGTTTTTTTTCAGGCTTTGAGGAAAGTTCACATGCATGCTTTGCAGACGAAGTTCTTAGTAAGAAATTAATTGAAAAAGAAATTTTAAATTTGGAGAAATCTTTTCTAGAAACAAAATATTTGGTTACGGGAACGATTTTATTATCATCTCCAATATCGGCAGAGACTATTTTTTTTCTTCTTGAACAGGCTAAAAAATTTGAAGTCAAAATAGTCATTGATTTGAATTGGAGAGAGGTCTTTTGGGATCATTCAAGTTTTTCATCAGAAATTAGTAAAGCCGCGAGAGTTAATTTAATAAAGAAATTTTTAAATCATGCAAATGTTTTAAAACTTGCTAAGGAAGAAGCAACTTTGTTTTTTGAGGATGAAAATCCCTTGTTAATATCTCAACAATTGTCTAACAGACCAGATGTAGTAATAACTGATGGAAAAAATCCCGTTGTATGGTATATCAATGGATTACAGGGAATTACCGAAATTCCTGCTTCACAAAAAATTGTTGATACAACTGGTGCAGGCGATGCTTTTTTAGCAGGCTTAATTTCAAAATTAATTTCTTTTGGCTATCCTTCAAAGCAACTAGAGATAGAAGATTTTATTAAGTTCGCAGGTGTTTGTGGATTATTAACTTGTCTTGGTGAAGGCGCCATCGAGCAACAGCCATATTATGAGAAGGTTAATAAATTTTTGGGATCTCTTATTTCGTAG
- a CDS encoding alpha/beta fold hydrolase, whose translation MSLNKSEIWEWKNWEISWSLSRESTSEKNIKILLVHGFGASKNHWRYNQDFLGKLSNCYAIDLLGFGKSSQPSALLNYEPYKENSIKYSFDLWGNQISTFCAEVIKSPVYLVGNSIGGVIALKAAEILKDSCKGVILIDCAQRTMDDKRLQKSDILMNLLRPILKTIVRQRVISNTLFTRAANPKVIKKILEQAYPSGKNIDKELIEILYQPSQRENSKEAFRGFINLFDDYLATDLFDKVDAPIQLIWGEKDPWESLNEAKEWKKEFKNIKRLDIINGAGHCPHDEEPEKTNKLINEFIQETK comes from the coding sequence GTGTCTTTAAATAAATCTGAAATTTGGGAGTGGAAAAATTGGGAAATTTCTTGGTCTTTATCAAGAGAATCTACTTCTGAAAAAAATATTAAAATTTTATTAGTTCATGGGTTTGGGGCATCAAAAAACCATTGGAGATATAATCAAGATTTTCTTGGTAAACTTTCTAACTGCTACGCAATTGACTTATTAGGATTTGGGAAAAGCAGTCAGCCTAGTGCTTTATTAAATTATGAACCTTATAAAGAAAACTCAATTAAATATTCTTTTGACTTATGGGGTAATCAAATATCAACGTTTTGTGCAGAGGTAATAAAATCTCCTGTTTACTTGGTAGGAAATTCAATTGGTGGTGTTATTGCATTGAAAGCTGCTGAAATCCTCAAAGATAGTTGCAAAGGTGTCATTTTGATTGATTGTGCACAAAGAACTATGGATGATAAACGTTTACAAAAAAGTGATATCTTAATGAATCTACTTAGACCCATCCTTAAAACAATAGTCAGACAAAGAGTAATTAGTAATACACTTTTTACAAGAGCTGCTAATCCAAAAGTTATAAAGAAAATACTTGAACAAGCCTACCCTTCAGGAAAGAATATCGATAAAGAATTGATTGAAATACTTTATCAACCCTCACAAAGGGAAAACTCTAAAGAAGCATTTCGTGGTTTTATTAACTTATTTGATGACTATCTTGCTACTGACCTTTTTGATAAAGTTGATGCCCCCATTCAATTAATTTGGGGAGAAAAAGATCCTTGGGAATCTTTAAATGAAGCAAAAGAGTGGAAGAAAGAATTCAAAAATATTAAGAGATTAGATATTATTAATGGGGCTGGTCATTGTCCTCATGATGAAGAACCTGAAAAAACAAATAAATTAATAAATGAATTTATTCAAGAAACAAAATAA
- a CDS encoding RpoD/SigA family RNA polymerase sigma factor, giving the protein MSSETISENKLASIATIKASNDVDLVRSYLRDIGRVPLLSHEQEITLGRQVQEYMEVERAELEIIEFTGDKPSIDDLSNKLDLSTSIIKKRLRAGQRAKERMVAANLRLVVSVAKKYTKRNMELLDLIQEGTIGLVRGVEKFDPARGYKFSTYAYWWIRQGITRAIAEKSRAIRLPIHITEMLNKLKKGQRELSQEMSRTPTVSELAKYVELPEDDVKDLMCKAGQPVSLETKVGDGEDTVLLDLLAGGEDLPDEQIEMDCMRGDLHSLLHQLPDLQCRVLRMRYGMDGDEPMSLTGIGRVLGISRDRVRNLERDGLRGLRRLSDNVEAYFVS; this is encoded by the coding sequence ATGTCTTCTGAAACAATAAGTGAAAATAAATTAGCATCAATCGCAACTATAAAAGCTAGTAATGATGTAGATCTTGTTCGATCATACTTAAGGGATATTGGAAGAGTTCCTTTACTCTCGCATGAGCAAGAAATTACTCTAGGTCGACAAGTTCAAGAGTACATGGAAGTTGAAAGAGCAGAATTGGAAATTATTGAATTTACAGGAGATAAGCCTAGTATTGATGATTTATCAAATAAATTAGACTTATCTACGTCAATAATAAAAAAAAGATTGAGAGCTGGACAGAGAGCTAAAGAAAGGATGGTTGCAGCTAACTTAAGATTGGTTGTAAGTGTTGCAAAAAAATATACAAAAAGAAATATGGAACTTTTGGACTTAATTCAGGAGGGAACTATAGGACTAGTGAGGGGAGTTGAAAAATTTGATCCGGCCAGAGGATACAAGTTTTCAACATATGCATATTGGTGGATTAGGCAAGGTATTACAAGAGCAATAGCTGAAAAAAGTCGGGCAATAAGGCTGCCAATTCATATAACTGAAATGTTGAATAAGTTAAAAAAAGGTCAAAGAGAGCTCAGTCAAGAAATGTCTAGAACTCCAACTGTAAGCGAGCTTGCGAAATACGTAGAGCTTCCCGAAGATGACGTTAAAGATTTAATGTGTAAAGCTGGGCAGCCAGTCAGTCTTGAAACTAAAGTTGGTGATGGTGAAGACACTGTTTTGTTAGATTTACTGGCAGGGGGCGAGGATTTGCCAGACGAACAAATAGAGATGGATTGTATGAGAGGTGATTTGCATTCTCTTTTACATCAATTACCTGATCTGCAATGTAGAGTTTTAAGGATGAGATACGGAATGGATGGCGATGAGCCAATGTCTCTTACAGGGATAGGAAGGGTACTAGGGATAAGCAGAGATCGAGTAAGAAACCTAGAAAGAGATGGATTAAGAGGCTTGAGAAGACTTAGTGATAATGTCGAAGCTTATTTTGTTTCTTGA
- the mgtE gene encoding magnesium transporter — translation MKENNLETVTSLSTDLSTRENITIQLEELLIAGNYDEAKLLLEPSQPVDIADAIGSLPQILQALAFRLLKKNEAIEVYEYLDPVVQQTLLERLRSGEVLEIVEKMSPDDRVQLFDELPAKVVRKFLSALSPGERKVTAELLGYEPETAGRLMTTEFIDLKEMQTASEALAIVRKRAPFTETIYSLYVTDKERHLTGILSLRDLVTADPSKPIGDVMTRDVVNISTNTNQEEVARAIQRYDFLALPVVDREKRLVGIVTVDDLIDVIEQEATRDIYAAGAVQPGDEDDYFQSSLFTIARRRILWLLILVFANGLTTKVIAMNDQILKEIVLLAAFIPLLIGTGGNVGAQSSTVVIRGLSTQKLKSLGAIKAVFKEAITGALLGVLMMLVVFPFAWWQGEGPLIASAVGISLISITTLAATTGAILPLLFDRMKLDPALMSSPFITTVTDIAGVFIYLSTAKWLLSSSLV, via the coding sequence ATGAAGGAAAATAATCTTGAAACAGTTACATCCTTATCTACTGATTTAAGTACACGAGAAAACATTACTATACAACTTGAAGAATTGCTTATCGCGGGAAATTATGATGAGGCAAAGCTGCTTTTAGAGCCTTCTCAACCGGTTGATATTGCAGATGCTATTGGAAGCCTTCCACAAATATTGCAGGCATTAGCATTTCGATTATTAAAGAAAAATGAAGCAATTGAGGTTTATGAATATTTAGATCCAGTAGTTCAGCAAACTTTATTAGAAAGACTTCGTTCAGGAGAAGTTTTAGAAATCGTTGAAAAAATGTCTCCTGATGATAGGGTTCAACTCTTTGATGAATTACCTGCAAAAGTTGTACGCAAATTTCTATCTGCTCTTAGTCCTGGTGAAAGAAAAGTAACAGCTGAATTACTTGGATATGAGCCTGAAACTGCTGGAAGATTAATGACAACTGAATTTATAGATCTTAAAGAGATGCAAACAGCATCTGAGGCTCTTGCCATAGTTAGAAAAAGAGCTCCATTTACTGAAACTATCTATAGCCTATACGTTACAGATAAAGAAAGACATTTAACTGGTATTCTTTCTTTAAGAGACCTTGTAACTGCTGATCCTTCTAAGCCAATTGGAGACGTTATGACAAGAGATGTAGTTAATATTTCTACCAATACGAATCAAGAAGAGGTTGCTCGAGCAATACAAAGATATGATTTTTTAGCACTCCCGGTTGTTGATAGAGAAAAAAGACTTGTTGGGATAGTAACTGTCGATGATTTAATTGATGTTATAGAACAAGAAGCTACAAGAGATATTTATGCAGCAGGGGCAGTACAACCTGGAGATGAAGATGATTATTTCCAAAGTAGTTTGTTTACGATTGCTCGAAGAAGAATTTTATGGTTATTAATTTTGGTTTTTGCAAATGGTTTAACGACAAAAGTTATAGCTATGAATGACCAAATATTAAAGGAAATAGTTTTATTAGCTGCATTTATTCCACTTCTTATAGGCACTGGGGGAAATGTTGGAGCTCAAAGTTCAACGGTTGTCATTAGAGGTTTAAGTACTCAAAAATTGAAGTCTCTTGGTGCAATTAAGGCAGTATTTAAGGAGGCAATAACAGGCGCTCTTTTAGGAGTTTTAATGATGCTTGTAGTATTTCCCTTCGCTTGGTGGCAAGGAGAAGGACCTTTGATCGCCTCTGCGGTGGGGATAAGTTTAATATCTATAACAACTTTAGCTGCTACAACAGGAGCGATCCTCCCTTTGTTGTTTGACAGAATGAAATTGGATCCAGCTTTAATGTCTTCTCCTTTTATTACAACTGTCACTGATATTGCTGGTGTATTTATTTATCTCAGTACGGCAAAATGGCTATTAAGCTCTTCATTAGTCTGA
- a CDS encoding CrcB family protein: protein MKINNFIYVLLAAYLATFLRLFINNNFIISIIGSFMVGFFISKRLSNSIKKILFSGFFSCFTSFSGFIYFLYKIFNQGDWIRFIIFFNLIIIVNLFTMFCGFWISRKIT, encoded by the coding sequence GTGAAAATAAATAATTTTATTTATGTTCTTTTGGCTGCCTACTTGGCAACTTTCCTGAGATTATTTATAAATAATAACTTTATTATTTCAATAATTGGATCATTTATGGTGGGTTTTTTTATCAGTAAAAGATTAAGTAATTCAATAAAAAAAATTTTATTCAGTGGTTTTTTTTCTTGCTTTACATCATTTAGCGGATTTATATATTTTTTGTACAAAATTTTTAATCAAGGGGATTGGATAAGATTTATAATTTTTTTTAATTTAATCATTATTGTAAATTTATTCACAATGTTTTGCGGGTTCTGGATAAGTAGAAAAATTACTTAG
- a CDS encoding CrcB family protein: protein MDFSSIVIILLGSTLGLILRISIKNNFKKSIGFNIQYTSIVNFLSSFFLGILIALNFINNEILVLFYSGFLGCFSTFSSFIYQLFILFKKRQFLRLFFHYIEVIIFTFLFFCFGYFLIQFFLK, encoded by the coding sequence TTGGATTTTAGTTCAATAGTTATTATTTTACTTGGCAGCACTTTAGGATTAATACTGAGAATATCCATAAAGAATAATTTTAAAAAAAGTATAGGTTTTAATATTCAATATACTTCAATAGTAAATTTTTTATCATCTTTTTTTTTAGGAATTTTAATAGCATTAAATTTTATTAATAACGAAATATTAGTGTTATTTTATAGCGGTTTTTTAGGATGTTTTAGTACATTTTCTTCCTTTATATATCAACTATTTATCCTATTTAAAAAGAGACAATTCTTAAGATTATTTTTCCACTACATTGAAGTGATAATTTTTACTTTCTTATTCTTTTGTTTTGGTTATTTTCTTATTCAATTTTTTTTGAAGTGA